TTGACGCAGCAGTGGTTTGACCCGTTTCAGGTACTCGGCCACGTGCCCCTCCCACGAGAAGTGCCGATCCGTATTGCGGATGCCGGCGCGCGACCGTCGATTCCACTCGGCCCGATCCGACAACGACTTGAACAGAGCCTCGGCAAGCGCATCTGCGTCGAGCGGATCGATCAGAACCCCGTTGCTACAAATGCGGACGATCTCTTGTGGGCCACCATCATTGGTGGCCACGATCGGCAGTCCACTGGCCGCAGCTTCAATCAAGGTCAGACCGAACGGCTCGGTCAGGGCAGGATTGACGAAGACTCCGCGACGGGCAGCGGCCAGGCGGTAGATCTCGGCCACGTCATCCGAGGAGTGCTGCTTTGGATACGCCACCGATCCGTAGAGATCGTAGCGGTCTATGAGGTTCAGCATCTGCTGAAGGACCTTGCGCTGCCCCTTCGGCAACCCGTCGACGTCGTTTCGGGTGCCGATGAGCAACACCAGATTGGCGATCTTCCTGAGGTTTTCACTCTGGCCGAAGGCGCGAATCAGGGTTTCGAGGTTCTTGCGTTCGTCGGGTCGTTGCACGGCCAGGATCATCGGCTTCTTCGGCCTGTCTAAAAAGCGATCGACCACCTGTGCGACCTCGAAGCGTTCGCCCCTTTTCGGCGGTCGGAAGCGGCCGAGGTCAACCCCCGGTGGAATCACGACCATCCGATTGCGGGCATCGACCTTG
This genomic interval from Acidobacteriota bacterium contains the following:
- a CDS encoding glycosyltransferase, coding for MNESRGLYIALISLHGLIRGEEPELGRDADTGGQILYVLDLARALSEHPEVARVELLTRQILSTNVAYEYGEHLEQIADSAWIVRIPFGPHRYLYKEHLWPYLPQFVDNALVHFREIGRVPDVIHSHYADAGDAGARLARLVTAPLVHTGHSLGRVKMQRLLEKGISEEVIEERYHMSRRIEAEERVLGLTDLIVASTLQEIDEQYSMYKVDARNRMVVIPPGVDLGRFRPPKRGERFEVAQVVDRFLDRPKKPMILAVQRPDERKNLETLIRAFGQSENLRKIANLVLLIGTRNDVDGLPKGQRKVLQQMLNLIDRYDLYGSVAYPKQHSSDDVAEIYRLAAARRGVFVNPALTEPFGLTLIEAAASGLPIVATNDGGPQEIVRICSNGVLIDPLDADALAEALFKSLSDRAEWNRRSRAGIRNTDRHFSWEGHVAEYLKRVKPLLRQ